In a genomic window of Abditibacteriota bacterium:
- a CDS encoding PaaI family thioesterase, translated as MASADFCDDDYCFACGTKNPAGLKLRFVIEGDRVFTDFCLPDEYQGWAGVVHGGILTLIMDEVQVNAAAARGYIAPTAEITSRLLAPVRTGAPYRASARITEIKRDRLILTEAEITDPEGTVCCRSSARLIVTDRADPSAMRLK; from the coding sequence GTGGCCTCTGCCGATTTCTGCGACGACGACTATTGCTTTGCCTGCGGCACCAAAAACCCTGCCGGTCTCAAGCTGCGGTTTGTGATCGAGGGCGACCGGGTCTTCACCGACTTTTGTCTGCCCGACGAATATCAGGGCTGGGCCGGGGTGGTCCACGGGGGCATCCTGACCCTCATCATGGACGAGGTGCAGGTCAACGCGGCCGCGGCCCGGGGCTATATAGCCCCCACAGCCGAGATCACCTCCCGGCTGCTGGCGCCGGTGCGGACCGGGGCGCCCTACAGGGCCAGCGCCCGGATCACGGAGATCAAACGGGACAGGCTCATACTCACCGAGGCAGAGATCACGGACCCGGAGGGGACCGTCTGCTGCAGGTCGTCCGCCCGGCTGATAGTCACGGACAGAGCAGACCCCTCGGCCATGCGTTTGAAATAA
- the groL gene encoding chaperonin GroEL (60 kDa chaperone family; promotes refolding of misfolded polypeptides especially under stressful conditions; forms two stacked rings of heptamers to form a barrel-shaped 14mer; ends can be capped by GroES; misfolded proteins enter the barrel where they are refolded when GroES binds) — MSAKIMVYDETARKSLEKGASTVAAAVKVTLGPKGRNVVLDKKFGSPTITKDGVSVAKEVELKDPYENMGAQLVKEVASKTNDVAGDGTTTATVLAEAIVKEGLRYVAAGGNAIAVRRGIELATAKAVDKIRSMALAIETKEEIEQVASISGNDKEIGKAISDAIAVVGRDGVITVEESKGTDTTIDTVEGMQFDKGFISPYMVTDNDRMEAVLENPFILIHEKKISAAAELVPVLEKIAQSRRPILIIAEDVDGDALATLVVNKIRGTLNVCAVKAPGFGDRRKAMLEDIAILTGGQFITEDLGMKLDSVEPGQLGTCAKVIVNKETTTIIEGNGDKAAVMGRISLIKNQIQTTESNYDREKLQERLAKLSGGVAVIKVGAATETELKEKKHRYEDALSATRAAIEEGVVAGGGVTLIDAIPALDELQLSGDEKVGCDIIRRALEAPARTIAENAGLEASVVVDKIRNSPVGTGLNAATEEYTDMMKAGIVDPVKVTRSALQNAASIGSLILTTECLIADKPEKDSKDDMDE; from the coding sequence ATGTCAGCAAAAATAATGGTATATGACGAAACAGCCCGCAAATCCCTTGAAAAGGGCGCTTCCACAGTAGCGGCCGCCGTAAAGGTGACCCTGGGCCCCAAGGGAAGAAACGTGGTACTGGACAAGAAGTTCGGCAGCCCCACCATCACCAAGGACGGCGTGTCCGTGGCCAAGGAAGTCGAGCTGAAGGACCCCTATGAGAACATGGGCGCCCAGCTGGTCAAGGAGGTAGCCTCCAAGACCAACGACGTGGCCGGCGACGGCACCACCACCGCTACGGTGCTGGCAGAAGCCATAGTCAAGGAAGGCCTCCGCTACGTGGCAGCCGGCGGCAACGCCATAGCCGTCCGCAGAGGCATCGAGCTGGCCACCGCCAAGGCGGTGGACAAGATCCGCTCCATGGCTCTCGCCATAGAGACCAAGGAAGAGATCGAGCAGGTGGCTTCCATCTCCGGCAACGACAAGGAGATAGGCAAGGCCATCAGCGACGCCATCGCAGTGGTGGGCCGGGACGGCGTCATCACCGTGGAGGAGAGCAAGGGCACCGACACCACCATAGACACCGTGGAGGGCATGCAGTTCGACAAGGGCTTCATATCCCCCTACATGGTCACCGACAATGACAGAATGGAAGCCGTGCTGGAGAATCCCTTCATCCTGATACATGAAAAGAAGATCTCCGCCGCCGCCGAGCTGGTCCCCGTGCTGGAAAAGATAGCCCAGTCCAGACGGCCCATCCTCATCATCGCCGAGGACGTGGACGGTGACGCTCTGGCCACCCTGGTGGTCAACAAGATCAGAGGCACCCTGAACGTGTGCGCCGTCAAGGCCCCGGGCTTCGGCGACAGACGGAAGGCCATGCTGGAAGATATCGCCATCCTCACCGGCGGCCAGTTCATCACAGAGGATCTGGGCATGAAGCTGGACAGCGTGGAGCCGGGCCAGCTGGGCACCTGCGCCAAGGTGATCGTCAACAAGGAGACCACCACCATCATCGAGGGCAACGGCGACAAGGCCGCCGTCATGGGCCGCATCTCCCTGATCAAAAACCAGATACAGACCACCGAGTCCAACTATGACAGAGAAAAGCTGCAGGAGCGGCTGGCCAAGCTGTCCGGCGGCGTAGCCGTCATCAAGGTAGGCGCGGCCACCGAGACCGAGCTGAAGGAAAAGAAGCACCGCTATGAGGACGCCCTGTCCGCCACCAGAGCCGCCATCGAGGAAGGCGTGGTAGCCGGAGGCGGCGTCACCCTCATAGACGCCATCCCCGCCCTGGACGAGCTGCAGCTCTCCGGCGACGAAAAGGTGGGCTGCGACATCATCCGCAGAGCCCTGGAGGCTCCCGCCCGGACCATCGCCGAGAACGCAGGCCTGGAGGCCAGCGTGGTAGTGGACAAGATCAGGAATTCCCCCGTGGGCACCGGCCTCAACGCCGCCACAGAGGAATACACCGACATGATGAAGGCCGGTATAGTGGACCCTGTCAAGGTCACCCGCTCCGCCCTTCAGAACGCCGCTTCCATCGGCTCTCTCATCCTGACCACCGAGTGTCTCATCGCAGACAAGCCGGAAAAGGACAGCAAGGACGATATGGACGAATAG
- the proB gene encoding glutamate 5-kinase — protein sequence MKLTANSIVLIKIGTSSITDATGAIDPDAIKKLAHQLYLLTRRHIRPVLVSSGAIRAGMEKLGIKKRPKTLPRLQACAAAGQSALMEIYNFIFQMYKLPVAQILVTRDDFRSRDRFFNVRNTILSLLSLGCIPIINENDTVATEEIKFGENDTLSAISAAAVGARLLINLSDVSGLYTADPRTDPSAALIPVVEKITPEITALAGLTGGDAGSGGMRSKLKAALIAVSSGVSMVIADASEEDVITRVVSGSVPGTLFPAEGKPLPPRKCWMAFAAKTDGSLTVNENARQRILHGTSLLPVGITGVEGSFDSGDLVDIRDEEGRVFAKGTVYYSSGELRLIMGCHTGEIKAALGYKAYDEAVHHNNMVLTGPGYQE from the coding sequence ATGAAACTCACAGCCAACAGTATAGTCCTTATCAAGATAGGCACCAGCTCCATCACGGACGCCACGGGAGCCATAGACCCGGACGCCATCAAAAAGCTGGCCCATCAGCTGTATCTGCTGACCCGCCGGCATATACGCCCGGTGCTGGTGTCCTCCGGAGCCATCCGGGCGGGCATGGAAAAGCTGGGCATCAAAAAGAGGCCCAAGACCCTGCCCCGGCTCCAGGCCTGCGCGGCGGCGGGACAGTCGGCCCTGATGGAGATATACAACTTCATATTCCAGATGTACAAGCTGCCAGTGGCCCAGATACTGGTCACCCGGGACGACTTCCGCTCCAGGGACCGGTTTTTCAACGTGCGCAACACCATCCTGTCCCTGCTGTCCCTGGGCTGCATACCCATTATCAACGAAAACGACACGGTGGCCACCGAGGAGATCAAGTTCGGGGAAAACGACACCCTGTCCGCCATTTCCGCGGCGGCGGTGGGCGCCCGGCTGTTGATCAATTTGTCGGACGTGTCCGGCCTCTACACTGCTGACCCCCGCACGGACCCTTCGGCGGCCCTCATACCGGTGGTGGAAAAGATCACCCCGGAGATCACCGCCCTGGCGGGCCTTACGGGAGGAGACGCGGGCTCTGGAGGCATGCGGTCCAAGCTGAAGGCGGCCCTCATAGCCGTGTCCTCGGGGGTCAGCATGGTCATAGCCGACGCCTCCGAGGAGGACGTGATCACCCGGGTGGTCTCCGGCAGCGTGCCGGGCACCTTGTTCCCGGCGGAGGGGAAGCCTCTCCCGCCCCGCAAGTGCTGGATGGCCTTTGCCGCCAAGACCGACGGCAGCCTCACCGTGAACGAAAACGCCCGGCAGAGGATACTCCACGGCACCAGCCTGCTGCCCGTGGGCATCACCGGAGTGGAGGGCTCCTTTGACAGCGGCGATCTGGTGGACATCAGAGACGAGGAGGGCCGGGTCTTTGCCAAGGGCACGGTGTATTATTCCTCCGGGGAGCTGCGCCTCATCATGGGATGCCACACCGGCGAGATAAAGGCGGCCCTGGGCTACAAGGCCTATGACGAAGCGGTCCACCACAACAACATGGTCCTGACGGGACCCGGATATCAGGAGTAA
- a CDS encoding co-chaperone GroES yields MIRPLGDKVVILPLEEEAKTAGGLYLPDSSKKKPTEGKVVAVGKGRILDNGKHNSLPVKVGDTVVYGKYGGTEVTVDGIDYIILDADSIYAIKE; encoded by the coding sequence ATGATCAGACCTTTGGGAGACAAGGTAGTTATTCTGCCCTTGGAAGAAGAAGCCAAGACTGCCGGCGGTTTGTATTTGCCCGACAGCTCTAAGAAAAAGCCCACCGAAGGCAAGGTAGTGGCGGTCGGCAAGGGCCGCATACTGGACAACGGCAAGCACAACAGCCTGCCCGTCAAGGTAGGCGACACAGTCGTATACGGAAAATACGGAGGAACAGAAGTCACCGTGGACGGCATCGACTACATCATCCTGGATGCAGATTCTATATACGCAATTAAGGAATAA
- the obgE gene encoding GTPase ObgE, with protein MKLIDSCEITVKSGNGGNGVVAFRREKHIPRGGPSGGNGGKGGDVILRARSGLNTLIDLRLKKEYKAGRGGDGGSNDKSGKNGEDLVINVPLGTVVTDMERGLVIADLTEDGETFTVCRGGDGGRGNACFRSSVLQTPKFAEKGEVTDPLSIRLELKLLADVGLVGFPNAGKSTLISRISAARPKIADYPFTTITPNLGVVRVGWEKSFVVADMPGLIEGASEGLGLGHTFLKHIERTRLLVHLVDASGASGRDPLEDCRIIDRELAGFSEKVASLPRIVCLTKADVSGGAPPEIREALEAEGREVWEISSVTGQGIDALVGRISALLDELPRQEPPEEKVRVYKPDKPAARYQIVKNDTGEYVVLGKEIENLVRRSDLDNEYSLRRLARQLEGAGLYDALREKGCSHGDTVIILNFVFEFDENF; from the coding sequence ATGAAACTGATAGACAGCTGCGAGATCACGGTAAAGAGCGGCAACGGCGGCAACGGCGTGGTGGCCTTTCGCCGGGAAAAGCACATTCCCCGGGGCGGCCCTTCCGGCGGCAACGGCGGCAAGGGCGGCGACGTGATCCTGCGGGCCCGGTCGGGCCTGAACACCCTCATAGACCTGCGGCTCAAAAAGGAATACAAGGCCGGCCGTGGCGGCGACGGGGGCAGCAATGACAAGTCCGGCAAAAACGGCGAGGACCTGGTGATCAACGTGCCTCTGGGCACGGTGGTCACCGACATGGAGCGCGGTCTGGTCATAGCGGACCTGACGGAGGACGGGGAGACCTTCACCGTCTGCCGGGGCGGCGACGGGGGCCGGGGCAACGCCTGCTTCCGCTCGTCGGTGCTGCAGACCCCCAAATTTGCCGAAAAGGGCGAGGTCACGGACCCTCTCTCCATCCGTCTGGAGCTGAAGCTGCTGGCCGACGTGGGGCTGGTGGGCTTTCCCAACGCGGGCAAATCCACCCTCATCTCCCGCATCTCCGCAGCCCGGCCCAAGATAGCCGACTACCCCTTCACCACCATCACCCCCAATCTGGGCGTGGTGCGGGTAGGCTGGGAAAAGTCCTTCGTGGTGGCGGACATGCCCGGGCTCATCGAGGGAGCCTCCGAGGGTCTGGGGCTGGGCCACACCTTCCTGAAGCATATAGAGAGGACCCGGCTGCTGGTCCACCTGGTGGACGCCTCGGGCGCCTCAGGCAGAGACCCTCTGGAGGACTGCCGCATCATCGACCGGGAGCTGGCCGGCTTTTCCGAAAAGGTGGCCTCCCTCCCCCGGATAGTCTGCCTCACCAAGGCGGACGTCTCCGGCGGCGCTCCCCCCGAGATCAGGGAAGCCCTGGAGGCAGAGGGCCGGGAGGTATGGGAAATATCCTCGGTCACCGGTCAGGGCATAGACGCTCTGGTGGGCCGCATCTCCGCCCTGCTGGACGAGCTGCCCAGACAGGAGCCGCCGGAGGAAAAGGTGCGGGTCTACAAGCCCGACAAGCCCGCCGCCCGCTACCAGATAGTCAAGAACGACACCGGGGAATACGTGGTCCTGGGCAAGGAGATAGAGAACCTGGTCCGCAGGAGCGACCTGGACAACGAATACTCTCTGCGGCGGCTGGCCCGCCAGCTGGAGGGGGCGGGGCTCTACGACGCCCTGCGGGAAAAGGGCTGCTCCCACGGCGACACGGTCATCATCCTGAACTTTGTATTTGAATTTGACGAGAATTTCTGA
- a CDS encoding glutamate-5-semialdehyde dehydrogenase, whose amino-acid sequence MIEELAAGARAAGLQLAQTDTSVKNAALLNMSEAILREKDSIKAANGKDMAYAREKGITGAMLKRLELTDAKIEQMCEGIRQIAALPDPVGQVISGSRRPNGLSVRRVRVPLGVIGIIYESRPNVTADVAALCIKSGNACVLRGGSEALNSNLAIAGIIREECSRAGVPDNAVNIVSVPDREAVMELLKQKKYIDCIIPRGGKGLIRTCVENSEVPVIEHGDGNCHTYVDRDADPDMALRVVLNAKVQNPSVCNATECLLVHRDIAGSFLPRAARALQEAGVELRGCPETLRLLDGIAPASEEDWSTEYNDLILSVRIVPDIEAAVEHIRRYGSGHSESILSDSVSAVTYFQNAVDAAAIFVNCSTRFNDGFELGKGAEMGISTQKLHARGPMGLEEITTYKYIVSGQGQCRG is encoded by the coding sequence ATGATAGAAGAGCTGGCGGCGGGAGCCCGGGCAGCGGGCCTGCAGCTGGCGCAAACGGATACATCGGTGAAAAACGCCGCCCTGCTGAACATGAGCGAGGCGATACTGCGTGAAAAGGACAGCATCAAGGCTGCCAACGGCAAGGACATGGCCTACGCCCGGGAAAAGGGCATCACCGGCGCCATGCTGAAAAGGCTGGAGCTGACGGACGCCAAAATAGAGCAGATGTGCGAAGGCATCCGGCAGATAGCCGCCCTGCCCGACCCGGTGGGACAGGTCATCTCCGGCTCCAGGAGGCCCAACGGCCTGTCGGTCAGAAGGGTGCGGGTGCCTCTGGGAGTCATAGGCATCATCTACGAGTCCCGGCCCAACGTGACGGCGGACGTGGCGGCCCTGTGCATCAAGAGCGGCAACGCCTGCGTGCTGCGGGGAGGCTCCGAAGCCCTGAACAGCAACCTGGCCATAGCCGGCATCATCCGGGAGGAGTGCTCCCGGGCGGGAGTCCCGGACAATGCGGTGAACATAGTCTCCGTCCCCGACAGAGAGGCGGTCATGGAGCTCCTGAAGCAAAAGAAATACATAGACTGCATCATCCCCCGGGGTGGCAAGGGCCTGATCCGGACCTGCGTGGAAAACTCGGAGGTCCCCGTCATAGAGCATGGCGACGGCAACTGCCACACCTACGTGGACAGGGACGCCGACCCGGACATGGCCCTCAGGGTGGTCCTCAACGCCAAGGTCCAGAACCCCTCGGTCTGCAACGCCACCGAGTGCCTGCTGGTGCACCGGGACATAGCCGGCAGCTTTTTGCCCCGGGCCGCCCGGGCCCTGCAGGAGGCGGGAGTGGAGCTGAGAGGCTGCCCCGAGACCCTGCGGCTCCTGGATGGCATAGCCCCGGCCTCGGAGGAGGACTGGAGCACCGAATACAACGATCTCATCCTCTCGGTCCGGATAGTCCCGGACATAGAGGCGGCGGTGGAGCACATCCGGCGCTACGGCTCCGGGCACTCCGAGTCCATCCTCTCCGACTCCGTCTCGGCCGTGACCTATTTTCAGAACGCGGTGGACGCGGCAGCCATATTCGTCAACTGCTCCACCCGCTTCAACGACGGCTTTGAGCTGGGCAAGGGGGCGGAGATGGGCATCTCCACCCAAAAGCTCCACGCCAGGGGCCCCATGGGCCTGGAGGAGATCACCACCTACAAATATATAGTGTCGGGTCAGGGCCAATGCAGGGGATAA
- the nadD gene encoding nicotinate-nucleotide adenylyltransferase, with product MQGIKRLGVMGGTFDPIHVAHLALAEAARERFRLDRILFVVSANPPHKPGSRLTPAEQRLEMVRLAIADNPAFEACDLELRRDKPSYTADTLLELKALYPGAEKYLIVGIDEAQILHRWHDYETVLRECTVAAAWRPGYPQEDPRLPAVLFHAPEMNISSSGIRTRLAEGGSVRYLVPGSVCEYIKDKGLYV from the coding sequence ATGCAGGGGATAAAGCGTCTGGGCGTCATGGGAGGCACCTTTGACCCCATCCACGTGGCCCATCTGGCCCTGGCGGAGGCCGCCAGAGAGCGCTTCCGTCTGGACAGGATACTCTTCGTGGTCAGCGCCAATCCGCCCCACAAGCCGGGCAGCCGCCTCACTCCGGCGGAGCAGCGTCTGGAGATGGTCAGGCTGGCCATAGCGGACAATCCCGCCTTTGAGGCCTGCGACCTGGAGCTCCGGAGGGACAAGCCCTCCTACACGGCGGACACCCTGCTGGAGCTGAAGGCTCTGTATCCCGGCGCCGAAAAATATCTGATAGTGGGCATAGACGAGGCGCAGATACTCCACCGCTGGCACGACTATGAGACCGTGCTGCGGGAGTGCACCGTGGCTGCTGCCTGGCGCCCGGGCTATCCTCAGGAGGACCCCCGGCTGCCGGCGGTCCTGTTTCACGCCCCCGAGATGAACATTTCCTCCAGCGGCATACGGACCCGGCTGGCGGAGGGCGGCTCGGTCAGGTATCTGGTCCCCGGCAGCGTATGCGAATATATCAAAGACAAAGGACTTTACGTATGA
- a CDS encoding LCP family protein, whose protein sequence is MTNRNGNLLLTALVVLLVAAAGSLAGFYAAKYFGKWFSAFKETNTSLTDVLKKDTNPFGEADYVRILVLGTDKSRLDNPKSDKQEEKNGLADTIVVLCINTKSKEIRAISFPRDTRVTIPGHGTQKLNAAHVIGGPQLVKEVLEQNFLDGITIDYYIKTDTTSFRKMVDLVGGVYILVEERMKYTDRSQGLYIDLHPSPEKQLLNGKDAEGYVRFRKDRYGDTSFKVENGEVVNAGRIVRQQKFIVALCNRIISMDSRTKRADFIKTCYQKGYIESDLKLTDWDALADYVLGFNPDQMLIDVLPGTPTEKGVSYWIPDREKITEIVNRDMLFVGENPKIAEAAAKKAEAQAAAAAAKEAAQAPAADKKDYRITVLNGTSVTGLAKNAAAKLAAKGYTNVTAANASKNTYEETELKVKTRDANLTAVRGVIGCGKETEPSSGQESDLVIILGGDYAKRGK, encoded by the coding sequence ATGACAAACAGAAACGGCAATTTGCTCCTCACGGCTCTCGTAGTGCTCCTGGTAGCGGCGGCAGGCTCGCTGGCAGGCTTTTACGCGGCCAAATATTTCGGCAAATGGTTTTCGGCCTTCAAAGAGACCAACACTTCCCTGACGGACGTGCTCAAAAAGGACACCAATCCCTTCGGCGAGGCTGACTACGTCAGGATACTGGTGCTGGGCACCGACAAATCCAGGCTGGACAACCCCAAGTCCGACAAGCAGGAGGAGAAAAACGGGCTGGCCGACACCATCGTGGTGCTGTGCATCAATACCAAGTCCAAGGAGATACGGGCCATCAGCTTTCCCCGGGACACCAGGGTCACCATCCCCGGCCACGGCACTCAGAAGCTCAACGCGGCCCACGTCATAGGCGGCCCCCAGCTGGTGAAGGAGGTCCTGGAGCAGAACTTTCTGGACGGCATCACCATCGACTACTATATCAAGACGGACACCACCAGCTTCCGGAAGATGGTGGACCTGGTGGGAGGCGTATATATACTGGTGGAGGAGAGGATGAAATACACCGACCGGAGCCAGGGCCTCTACATAGACCTGCATCCCTCTCCCGAAAAGCAGCTGCTGAACGGCAAGGACGCCGAGGGCTACGTCAGATTCAGAAAGGACAGATACGGCGACACCAGCTTCAAGGTGGAAAACGGCGAGGTGGTGAACGCAGGCCGGATAGTCCGGCAGCAAAAGTTCATCGTAGCCCTCTGCAACAGGATCATCAGCATGGACTCCAGGACCAAGAGGGCCGACTTCATCAAAACCTGCTATCAGAAAGGCTACATCGAGTCGGATCTGAAGCTCACCGACTGGGACGCCCTGGCGGACTACGTGCTGGGCTTCAACCCGGATCAGATGCTCATAGACGTGCTGCCGGGCACCCCCACGGAAAAGGGCGTCAGCTACTGGATCCCGGACCGTGAAAAGATCACCGAGATAGTGAACAGGGACATGCTCTTCGTGGGTGAAAATCCGAAGATAGCCGAGGCGGCAGCCAAAAAGGCGGAGGCTCAGGCGGCCGCTGCGGCGGCCAAAGAGGCGGCGCAGGCCCCCGCCGCGGACAAGAAGGACTACAGGATCACCGTGCTGAACGGCACCTCCGTCACGGGGCTGGCCAAGAACGCGGCGGCCAAACTGGCAGCCAAGGGCTATACCAACGTGACAGCGGCCAATGCTTCGAAAAACACCTATGAGGAGACGGAGCTGAAGGTGAAGACCCGGGACGCCAATCTGACGGCTGTCCGGGGAGTCATCGGCTGCGGCAAAGAGACGGAGCCCTCCTCCGGTCAGGAGTCGGATCTGGTGATCATACTGGGCGGCGATTACGCAAAGCGAGGCAAATAA
- the rsfS gene encoding ribosome silencing factor has protein sequence MITELLESKKAVDVQVLDLKDRSIMCDYFVICSGTSNIHIRTLCDTLVLDGRKKGLKKRNVEGRSNAKWILVDFKDVIVHIFDQAEREYYKLEDLWQGLPEETEDGNKE, from the coding sequence ATCATCACCGAGCTCCTTGAGAGCAAAAAGGCGGTGGACGTGCAGGTGCTGGACCTTAAGGACAGATCCATCATGTGCGACTATTTCGTCATATGCTCCGGCACCTCCAACATCCACATCAGGACCCTGTGCGACACCCTGGTCCTGGACGGCAGAAAAAAGGGCCTCAAAAAGAGGAACGTGGAGGGACGGTCCAACGCCAAATGGATACTGGTGGACTTCAAGGACGTCATCGTCCACATATTCGATCAGGCAGAGAGAGAATACTACAAGCTGGAAGACTTGTGGCAAGGCCTGCCGGAGGAGACAGAAGATGGAAACAAAGAGTGA